The sequence AAAACGGCCTGTACTTCAACTGCACACCCAATTCCCTGATGCCCAATGGCTGCCAGTCTCTGAACCGGCACACATTGAGCTTCGACCGCACACATGTGCTAAAGATGGCGTTTATCTACGACCTGCCCTTCGGCGCCGGCCAGAAGTACGCAACCACCGGGGCCGCCAGTGCGGTGTTGGGTGGCTGGCAACTAAACGGGATCGTTTCAGGCCTCTCGGGCAGCCCACTCTTCCCGAGCCAGGATAGCAGCTTCCTGAACACTCCCTGGACATCTCAGGTTCCGGATTTTACTGGAACTCTCAACATGACCAAGGGGAGAGGACCGGGCGAACAGTGGTTTAACACAACGGCCTTTACCCCGATTGAAACCGTCCAGATCGGCAATTCAGGCCGGGGTCTTTCATGGCTGCGAGGACCTGGACTGATGCAACTTGATCTCAGCCTCTTCCGCACCTTCAAGCTCACCGAGCGGTTCAAGTTGAAGGCTCGGGCAGAAATGCTGAACTTTACCAATACGCCCCACTGGTTCAATCCGGACACGGGCTGCAGCATCACTACCGTTGGGGTGTGCGGCGGTAGTCTTGGGCAGATTACTGGCGCGTTCGGACAGAGAATCCTCCAGTTAGGGGCTGAAGTCGACTTCTAACATTGGCTGCCGGAAGCATGCCGCTTGGGACTAGGTGCGAACAGTCTCCCGCGACATGCTACGGCCTAACCTGTTCCACGGACAACGGCGGGCAGAGGTCGCAAGGCCTCTGCCCATATTAGTTACCGCCTTTAGCACCGGGTTCTCTCGGGCTCTCTTCAAAGAAATGCACGTGATTTTGTCAGCAGTCAGCGGCCTCGCGACTGACTCTTAAGGGCTTCTGAAAATACTGAAGTGGGATTGTCCGGAACGTGATCGAAACGACACAGATGAATGTGAGGCCAGTCCTGACCTGGCTTCGATAAGTAACCCTCCCAGCGCTGCGATGATCATCTCTTGCGCCTGCCTTGGCCTTAAAGCGAACGAGATTCGCCGGCATCGGACAGAAACGGTCCGCACTGGGATTAGATATTCGGGCGAAAACCTGCTGCTGATCGTCCCCGCTCTCTCGGGGATTTGCTGGTACATTTGGCAAAATCAGCAGTCCCTTTCAGCAGCTGCCGATAAACGCCACTGTCGGCAAACACAGCTTTAAGATAAATCCGCGTTTCCGGATAAGGAATAGATTCCACAAATTCTTGCTGATCGCGATAGTTGTGCTGGCTGAGCCATTGATCCACGCGGGTTGGTCCGGCGTTATAGGCCGCAAGCGCCGCCGCCACGTTGCCGTTGTAGTGCCTGATAAGCCGGCTTAGAAATGCGCATCCATAACGCACATTATAGGCTGGCTCGTAAAGCCTTCGGCCAACGGAGTTCAAGTAGCGACTTGAATGGGGGACCGTGGACGCCACAACTTGCATCAAGCCGCGGGCGTTAGCAGATGAAGTCGCGTGGGGATTGAATCCTGACTCCTGCCGGATGATCCCCATCACCAGGTAAGGGTCCAGATGATTAATTGCGGCATAGCTCCGGATGACGCTGATGTGGTCGGTTGGATAAAGCAGTTGCCAGATCTCACGCGGCAACTCGGAAAATTGATGAGAATAGTAATCCGGGACGATCTTCTTCGTTGTGTGCAGAGCACGGTCCGTTCGCCCCTGCTCTGCTTCAAGCCTGCTGAGGGCGATGACCAGGTCGGGAGAATCCGTGTGACGGTCAAGCTGGGCACGAACCTCCTGCATGGCGAGATCATCAAGGTGCAGCGCGCTGAGTGTATTGAAGACAATCAGGTTTTTGCCGGGGGTGGAGGGGAGGCAAGCACCGACTCCGGGCGGGTCGGCATTCGGAATCCTGGCTGCGAGTTCTTGAAGCGAAAACAAAGGGCTTTTGCCCGGCACGGTTAACGGGACGGTGCTCCTCTTCAGCAAGGAAAGGCGGTTGGAGGCTTCCAGCGCGTAGTAGCCGTACCGGTAACGTTTGATCAGGAATTTATACAATGCTCTGGCTTCTGTTGGCTGTCCGTCTTCTTCCAGCCGCCCCAGAAAGTAGAGAGCTGCCGGGACGTGCAGGGAACCTGGATATTTTCGAATGTGGTTCAGCAGTGCTCTGCTCGCGTCGTCAGGTTGCCCTGTAAGATAGGTTATCCAAGCGGCTCGCCAGTTTGCTTCGGAGGCCTGCGGGGATTGGGGAAATGCGTCCTGGAGCGTGCGGTAGTACAGGGGAGCAATGTCCAACTCACCTTTGTACATAAAGTAATTGGCCGCCCTCAATAGGGCCACCGCGTGCCAGGGCGAGTTAAAGTGATCCGCCCTGAGCTTGTTGAGAGTCCTGGCAACTGCGGTGTCATCTTCTATCCGGGCATAAGCATCAACCAGAGCCGCCAGCTTCTCGGCATCCAGTTCCGGAGTTGGCGCAATAACGTTCACCAGCGTTTCAGCGGCATCGGCGCCATGGTCTAGGCGGATCAGGCATCTGGCACGGCCAAGGTTCCATCTCCAGGCCCAGCTGCTGTCAGGCCGCTCCCTCAGCAACTGATTGTATCCGTCGAGTGCCTCAGAGTAATTGGAGGCCGAGAAAAGTTTCTCATTTCGTGCTGTGGCGATTTCGTCTGAGACCGGCGGATAGTTGATCCCCAGCTGAGTTTTCAATTTATCCAGAGCATCGCTGGCAGCGCCGGCTTGTGGCGTCGTGGGGAATGCGTAATAGATCTCCTGGAATGTTTGCGCTGCCTGGCGTAGTTGCCCGCTGTCAGTATATGCCCGGCCCAGCACTAGCGCCAGAGCA is a genomic window of Acidobacteriota bacterium containing:
- the bamD gene encoding outer membrane protein assembly factor BamD, whose protein sequence is MPPASPAGLPPALVRLASRANSAVAWPELRRYAESLKTANNRALAYFVLGYYEYKSEQYDSASTDLANASSPSSPLADLADYYRASAAYKGGHPEAVPSILEGFNRRYPSSTEYYDAIELLAWAYLQTGGPEKASELLQREPRVRERPALALVLGRAYTDSGQLRQAAQTFQEIYYAFPTTPQAGAASDALDKLKTQLGINYPPVSDEIATARNEKLFSASNYSEALDGYNQLLRERPDSSWAWRWNLGRARCLIRLDHGADAAETLVNVIAPTPELDAEKLAALVDAYARIEDDTAVARTLNKLRADHFNSPWHAVALLRAANYFMYKGELDIAPLYYRTLQDAFPQSPQASEANWRAAWITYLTGQPDDASRALLNHIRKYPGSLHVPAALYFLGRLEEDGQPTEARALYKFLIKRYRYGYYALEASNRLSLLKRSTVPLTVPGKSPLFSLQELAARIPNADPPGVGACLPSTPGKNLIVFNTLSALHLDDLAMQEVRAQLDRHTDSPDLVIALSRLEAEQGRTDRALHTTKKIVPDYYSHQFSELPREIWQLLYPTDHISVIRSYAAINHLDPYLVMGIIRQESGFNPHATSSANARGLMQVVASTVPHSSRYLNSVGRRLYEPAYNVRYGCAFLSRLIRHYNGNVAAALAAYNAGPTRVDQWLSQHNYRDQQEFVESIPYPETRIYLKAVFADSGVYRQLLKGTADFAKCTSKSPRERGRSAAGFRPNI